From Streptomyces sp. TLI_235, a single genomic window includes:
- a CDS encoding RNA polymerase binding protein RbpA, translating into MSERALRGTRLGATSYETDRGIDLAPRQTVEYACQNGHRFEVPFSVEAEIPSVWECRFCGQEAVLLDGEEPEEKKTKPTRTHWDMLMERRTREELEEVLAERLAVLRSGGMNLAVHPRDSRKSA; encoded by the coding sequence ATGAGCGAGCGAGCTCTCCGCGGCACGCGACTCGGGGCCACTAGCTACGAGACCGACCGTGGTATCGATCTGGCTCCCCGCCAGACCGTCGAGTATGCATGTCAGAACGGACACCGCTTCGAGGTTCCCTTCTCCGTGGAGGCGGAGATCCCCTCGGTGTGGGAGTGCCGTTTCTGCGGCCAGGAGGCCGTGCTCCTCGACGGCGAGGAGCCGGAGGAGAAGAAGACCAAGCCGACGCGCACCCATTGGGACATGCTGATGGAGCGTCGGACGCGCGAGGAGCTGGAGGAGGTGCTGGCCGAACGGCTGGCCGTGCTCCGGTCAGGTGGCATGAACCTCGCGGTGCACCCGCGCGACAGCCGCAAGAGCGCGTGA